The following are encoded together in the Nitrospinota bacterium genome:
- a CDS encoding glycine--tRNA ligase: MKIEMEKIVSLCKRRGFIFQNSEIYGGLGNTWDYGPLGVGLKKNVKEAWWKNVVYEREDMEGLDSAILMHPNTWLASGHVESFTDLLVDCKKCKKRFREDDLDKHICPECGGELTDPRQFNLMFKTFVGPVENEASTVYLRPETAQGIFINFFNILTSMRRKIPFGIAQIGKAFRNEITPGNFVFRTREFEQMEIEYFVKPGTDKEWHDYWVNERLEWYKKYGIKQENLRLREHGKDEMAHYAKSCFDIEYLFPMGWSELEGIANRTDFDLKQHTNYSNRNLIYFDEETKEKYFPYVIEPSAGVDRSSLAFLIDAYKEEEVRGRKRVFLSFHPDIAPVKVAVLPLLRNRGDIVELSKKIKKDILNQYVTVYDDTGSIGRLYRRQDEIGTPYCITVDVQSLEDRAVTIRERDSMQQDRISIDQISQYLKDKFSLLH; encoded by the coding sequence AGGAGAGGATTTATATTTCAAAATAGCGAAATCTATGGAGGATTAGGTAATACATGGGATTATGGGCCCTTAGGCGTTGGGCTCAAGAAAAATGTAAAAGAGGCGTGGTGGAAGAATGTTGTCTATGAAAGAGAGGATATGGAAGGCCTAGATTCTGCCATACTCATGCATCCGAATACCTGGTTGGCTTCTGGACATGTTGAAAGCTTTACGGATCTTCTCGTTGACTGCAAGAAATGTAAAAAGAGATTTAGAGAGGATGACTTAGATAAACATATCTGTCCAGAATGTGGTGGTGAACTGACAGATCCACGTCAGTTTAACCTTATGTTTAAAACATTTGTTGGTCCAGTAGAAAATGAGGCTTCGACAGTATATCTAAGACCTGAGACTGCTCAGGGGATATTTATCAATTTTTTCAATATCTTAACTTCTATGAGGAGAAAAATTCCCTTTGGGATTGCTCAGATTGGCAAGGCTTTTAGAAACGAGATTACACCTGGAAATTTCGTTTTCAGAACAAGAGAGTTTGAGCAGATGGAGATTGAGTATTTTGTAAAACCAGGGACAGATAAGGAATGGCATGATTACTGGGTCAACGAGAGGCTTGAATGGTATAAAAAATATGGAATAAAGCAAGAAAATCTACGTCTTAGGGAACATGGAAAGGATGAAATGGCGCATTATGCTAAAAGTTGTTTTGACATAGAATATCTTTTTCCCATGGGCTGGTCAGAACTTGAGGGGATTGCAAACAGAACAGATTTTGATCTCAAACAACACACAAATTACTCAAATAGGAACCTTATCTATTTTGACGAGGAGACAAAAGAGAAATATTTTCCATATGTTATAGAGCCTTCTGCAGGTGTAGATAGATCAAGTCTTGCTTTTTTAATAGATGCGTATAAAGAAGAGGAGGTTAGGGGGAGAAAGAGAGTCTTTTTAAGCTTTCATCCTGATATCGCTCCAGTTAAGGTGGCTGTTCTCCCTCTCTTAAGGAATAGAGGAGACATTGTTGAACTATCAAAGAAGATAAAAAAAGATATTTTAAATCAATATGTTACTGTATATGATGACACAGGTTCCATAGGGAGACTATACAGAAGACAGGATGAGATAGGGACACCTTATTGTATAACCGTAGATGTCCAGTCTCTGGAGGATAGAGCTGTTACCATTAGAGAGAGGGATTCTATGCAGCAGGATCGGATTTCTATAGACCAGATATCCCAATACCTCAAAGATAAATTTAGTCTTCTTCATTAG
- a CDS encoding pyruvate ferredoxin oxidoreductase, which translates to MAVNEITTWACGVLQDTNGRDVSKVLGAAAGKEGKDIWVIDNYADLPDRVNVPVRKYCKISDEPIKEKFLYENHHPNIVVLMEDVYAKAYNILKGAPKGVTLVVNTNKDFDFVLDMMAANPDKGKIKKLAVVDASSIAPGVDRDLMDIEGAEGGSQIGKGIGACLAAVVAKVTGVVSLDNVMAVVANKEAAKKAVDSVKVKEL; encoded by the coding sequence ATGGCGGTAAATGAAATTACTACGTGGGCATGCGGTGTTTTGCAGGATACAAATGGTAGAGACGTATCGAAAGTTTTGGGTGCTGCAGCCGGAAAAGAAGGTAAAGACATCTGGGTTATCGACAACTATGCTGACCTACCTGACAGAGTGAATGTTCCCGTGAGAAAGTATTGTAAAATCAGCGATGAGCCGATTAAAGAGAAGTTTCTGTATGAGAATCACCATCCAAACATCGTGGTACTGATGGAAGACGTCTATGCCAAGGCATATAACATCTTAAAAGGCGCCCCAAAAGGCGTTACATTGGTTGTTAACACCAACAAAGACTTTGACTTCGTCCTCGACATGATGGCTGCTAACCCTGACAAGGGTAAGATAAAGAAGTTGGCCGTTGTTGATGCAAGCAGTATTGCTCCTGGTGTTGACAGAGACCTGATGGATATCGAGGGTGCAGAGGGTGGCTCTCAGATTGGAAAAGGAATCGGTGCTTGTCTGGCTGCAGTTGTTGCCAAGGTTACTGGTGTTGTTTCATTAGACAATGTCATGGCTGTTGTTGCTAATAAAGAGGCGGCTAAAAAGGCCGTTGATTCAGTCAAAGTAAAAGAGTTATAA
- a CDS encoding 4Fe-4S binding protein: MFDTKKLQVPIPAHLEIPEGGVVESPKPDGEQDQFPSGGWRILRSVIDQERCTKCLTCWLACPEPCIELAEDRSVSIDLKYCKGCGCCANVCPVQCISRVPESDFKGDVEFMDEPF; this comes from the coding sequence ATGTTTGATACGAAAAAATTACAAGTTCCTATACCTGCTCACTTAGAGATTCCCGAAGGGGGTGTGGTTGAATCACCTAAGCCTGATGGAGAGCAGGATCAGTTTCCATCAGGGGGCTGGAGAATATTGAGATCAGTGATCGACCAAGAGAGATGCACAAAGTGCCTCACCTGCTGGCTGGCCTGTCCTGAACCCTGTATAGAGCTTGCTGAGGATCGTAGTGTTTCTATAGACCTCAAGTACTGCAAGGGATGCGGTTGCTGTGCCAATGTCTGCCCTGTTCAGTGTATCTCTAGGGTTCCTGAAAGTGATTTTAAAGGCGATGTCGAATTTATGGATGAACCATTTTAA
- a CDS encoding pyruvate ferredoxin oxidoreductase, with amino-acid sequence MPKKFIPGLAAAANAAVQADVDVISSYPIRPYTGLMIQLSQAVANGDLDAEFVHGEGEHGQLAIVHGASLAGARTMTGSSGVGVTYPMEVYSPISGDRCPVQMVIADRTLDPPGDFGQEHTDALSTKDQGWLLGWASLPQEVYDNTLIYYRVGEDPKVLLPQMNCHDGYFVSHIANWVNIGEQSQVDEFLPPYKAQRPLDPLRPVGHGPQIYANQGPALEATRFNAIWGAREVIQQAVKEYNEIFKRDVDPFVELYHMDDAEIAIFIQGCHAHTCKYAIDDLRKEGVKIGMVRPKWIRPFPSPEVAEALSKCKAVGVVETNNSFGASGYAGQLTPEVCAALVKGAVKVDKVPQVASFMAGLGGHPVKIEQFKFMAEILAKGAKGQFDKPTYWVDLECEVEM; translated from the coding sequence ATGCCAAAAAAGTTTATTCCTGGACTTGCTGCAGCGGCTAATGCTGCTGTACAGGCCGATGTTGATGTTATTTCATCCTATCCCATTAGACCCTATACCGGTTTAATGATTCAGCTTTCCCAGGCTGTTGCTAATGGAGATTTGGATGCTGAGTTTGTCCACGGAGAGGGAGAGCACGGGCAGCTGGCTATTGTCCACGGAGCATCTCTTGCTGGTGCAAGAACAATGACCGGAAGCTCTGGCGTGGGTGTAACCTATCCTATGGAGGTCTATTCTCCTATCTCTGGTGACAGATGTCCCGTACAGATGGTTATTGCTGACAGAACACTGGACCCTCCTGGAGACTTTGGTCAGGAGCATACAGATGCACTGAGCACAAAGGATCAGGGATGGTTGCTCGGATGGGCTTCCCTTCCTCAGGAGGTTTATGACAACACTCTTATTTACTACAGGGTTGGAGAGGATCCCAAGGTTCTGCTTCCTCAGATGAACTGTCACGACGGCTACTTTGTTTCCCATATTGCAAACTGGGTTAATATTGGTGAGCAGTCTCAGGTTGATGAGTTCTTACCTCCATATAAGGCACAAAGGCCATTGGACCCTCTAAGACCTGTTGGCCACGGTCCCCAGATTTATGCTAACCAAGGCCCTGCCTTGGAGGCGACAAGATTCAATGCTATATGGGGTGCCAGAGAGGTTATCCAGCAGGCTGTCAAAGAATATAATGAGATCTTTAAGAGAGATGTCGATCCATTTGTTGAGCTCTATCACATGGATGATGCTGAGATAGCCATTTTTATCCAGGGTTGCCATGCTCATACCTGCAAGTATGCCATTGACGACCTAAGAAAAGAAGGGGTTAAGATCGGTATGGTCAGACCAAAATGGATTAGACCTTTCCCATCCCCAGAAGTAGCGGAGGCTCTCAGCAAGTGTAAGGCTGTAGGTGTTGTTGAGACAAACAACTCCTTTGGTGCATCTGGATATGCTGGCCAATTGACCCCTGAGGTTTGTGCTGCTCTTGTTAAAGGGGCTGTGAAGGTGGATAAGGTGCCTCAGGTTGCTTCCTTTATGGCTGGATTGGGTGGACACCCTGTTAAGATTGAACAGTTTAAATTTATGGCTGAGATTCTGGCTAAGGGAGCTAAAGGACAGTTTGATAAACCAACCTACTGGGTTGACCTGGAGTGTGAAGTTGAGATGTAA
- a CDS encoding RraA family protein: MTTDRLPKDDILGDLEGLLDEFRELLKYYSPSCLVSDASDNDCVMASAIKPIFSKKISGSALTIKIDPHNCFSSIEIIKHIKAGQIVVVDAKGETEVSVIGGIISSVLKQKGALGAIVDGAVRDIDEVRDMGFPLFSRAVVPKSLIYSCSEDDETHPIEVNVPIHCGGVLVHPNDIIVADDVGVAVIPHDKARSVLKRAKEIAKREGELSKKIKGKMNIEEIMEMTKKIISSIS, from the coding sequence GTGACAACTGACAGATTACCAAAGGATGATATTTTAGGTGATCTGGAAGGTCTATTGGATGAATTTAGAGAGCTTCTCAAATACTATAGTCCCTCCTGTCTCGTTTCTGATGCATCAGATAATGATTGCGTCATGGCAAGTGCTATAAAACCCATCTTCAGCAAAAAGATTTCAGGTTCAGCCCTCACGATAAAGATTGATCCCCATAACTGCTTTTCGAGCATTGAAATCATCAAACATATTAAAGCGGGTCAAATAGTAGTTGTCGATGCCAAAGGAGAAACAGAAGTATCTGTCATTGGAGGGATCATATCCAGCGTTTTAAAACAAAAAGGCGCTCTTGGTGCAATCGTTGATGGAGCGGTTAGAGATATTGATGAGGTAAGAGATATGGGTTTTCCCCTTTTTTCAAGAGCCGTTGTTCCTAAGTCTTTAATCTATTCCTGTTCAGAGGATGATGAAACTCACCCCATAGAGGTAAACGTCCCTATTCATTGTGGCGGGGTTCTGGTTCACCCAAATGATATTATTGTGGCGGATGATGTGGGTGTGGCTGTGATTCCCCATGACAAAGCCAGGTCAGTATTAAAAAGGGCAAAAGAGATTGCAAAAAGAGAGGGAGAGCTTTCAAAAAAGATAAAGGGGAAAATGAATATAGAGGAGATTATGGAAATGACGAAAAAAATCATTTCGTCTATTTCCTAA
- a CDS encoding CDC48 family AAA ATPase: protein MPKAEQDEGIKQVLRVMDTGLDDVGKGLARVDEEDLKLIKAVPGDLLKITGKKSTVARAIQIFHQYKGKKVIQIDGITRENCGALKDEWVTIEKVLWTPAEILLLSSIDTSRPAPKDEELRHLVQLLNGMPILKGDKVQVTFFGARGQFFLVEGTSPAGAVIVNINTQVKIREAEGIIEKTSRVSYEDIGGLAREVYRIREMVELPLKFPDLFARMGIEAPKGVLMYGPPGTGKTLIARAVSNEVKAHFIHVNGPEIIHKFYGESEAKLREVFEEGSRNAPSIIFLDEIDAVAPKRVQVIGDVEKRVVAQLLALMDGLVSRGQVIVIGATNVPELVDPAIRRPGRFDREIAISIPNRLGRKEILQIHTRTMPLTSDFDIDSIANITHGFVGADIEILAKEAGMRALRRILPDVVAIRDYKPFETDIQLEVCQDDFLEAFKEIEPTATREFLAERPTVKFSDIGGLKKVKNTLRSIIELPLKHSTFFDNIHFRPPQGILFSGPTGIGKTALARALAGENDLALISVDQSVLFSKWMGESEKALRALFKMANFAAPCILFFDEIDGIASKRGTGTTDHGAGAQRMVSQLLRELDGLKNIQGVIAVAATNRLDLVDNALLRPGRFDYIIELPVPDKEERIDIFKVYTKDTILGKDVDFKELAEKTEGFVGADIESLCKKATLLAVQDFFDSQGSKVSEKAKEFQVKREYFLRALKEIIPPSTEEYGKKKKKKSKKH, encoded by the coding sequence ATGCCAAAAGCAGAACAAGATGAAGGAATCAAGCAAGTCTTGCGTGTAATGGATACTGGCCTTGATGATGTAGGAAAGGGGCTGGCGAGGGTAGATGAAGAGGATTTAAAGCTCATTAAGGCTGTTCCAGGTGACCTCTTAAAAATCACAGGTAAAAAATCAACTGTTGCCAGAGCCATTCAAATCTTTCATCAATACAAAGGCAAAAAGGTTATTCAGATCGATGGTATAACCAGGGAAAATTGCGGTGCCCTTAAGGATGAATGGGTTACAATAGAAAAGGTCCTCTGGACACCTGCCGAAATCTTACTCCTCTCCTCCATTGACACATCCCGCCCTGCTCCTAAAGATGAAGAACTCAGGCACTTAGTCCAACTCTTAAATGGTATGCCCATTTTGAAGGGTGATAAGGTCCAGGTAACCTTTTTTGGTGCAAGAGGTCAATTTTTTCTTGTAGAGGGAACCAGTCCCGCTGGTGCAGTGATTGTCAATATCAATACGCAGGTTAAGATTAGGGAAGCTGAGGGGATTATAGAGAAGACCTCTCGGGTTTCTTACGAAGATATCGGTGGTCTTGCAAGGGAGGTTTACAGGATTAGGGAGATGGTAGAGCTCCCCTTGAAATTTCCTGACCTCTTCGCCCGAATGGGCATTGAAGCCCCAAAAGGCGTCCTTATGTATGGGCCTCCCGGAACCGGAAAGACCCTTATTGCAAGGGCAGTATCCAATGAAGTAAAGGCTCACTTTATCCATGTGAATGGACCAGAGATTATCCACAAGTTCTATGGAGAGAGTGAAGCGAAATTAAGGGAGGTCTTTGAAGAGGGATCCCGAAATGCCCCCAGTATCATCTTCTTGGACGAGATAGATGCTGTTGCTCCAAAGAGGGTTCAGGTTATCGGTGATGTCGAAAAGAGGGTCGTAGCACAGCTTTTGGCATTAATGGATGGGTTAGTATCAAGGGGTCAGGTGATCGTTATTGGTGCAACGAATGTTCCAGAATTAGTCGACCCGGCTATCAGAAGACCCGGGCGTTTTGACCGTGAAATCGCCATTAGTATTCCTAATCGGCTGGGAAGAAAAGAAATATTACAGATCCATACAAGAACAATGCCCCTTACCTCTGATTTTGACATCGATAGTATTGCAAATATTACCCATGGTTTTGTAGGTGCAGATATTGAGATTTTAGCAAAAGAGGCCGGAATGAGGGCACTAAGAAGGATTTTGCCAGATGTTGTTGCGATTCGGGATTATAAACCCTTTGAAACTGATATTCAGCTAGAGGTATGCCAGGATGATTTTCTAGAGGCCTTTAAAGAGATTGAGCCCACAGCCACAAGGGAATTTCTGGCAGAGAGGCCTACGGTCAAATTCAGTGACATAGGGGGATTGAAGAAGGTAAAAAATACCTTAAGATCTATCATTGAATTACCCCTGAAGCATTCCACATTCTTTGACAATATCCATTTCAGACCTCCCCAAGGCATACTCTTTTCAGGTCCCACAGGAATAGGGAAAACTGCTTTAGCAAGAGCCCTGGCAGGCGAGAATGATCTCGCCCTTATCTCGGTTGACCAGTCTGTTCTCTTTTCTAAATGGATGGGAGAATCAGAAAAGGCTCTGAGGGCATTATTTAAGATGGCGAACTTTGCTGCTCCCTGTATCCTTTTCTTTGATGAGATTGATGGTATTGCCTCTAAGAGAGGAACAGGAACGACTGATCATGGAGCAGGGGCTCAGAGAATGGTAAGCCAGCTTTTAAGGGAACTGGATGGATTAAAAAACATACAGGGAGTTATCGCTGTTGCTGCTACGAACAGATTAGACCTTGTTGATAATGCTCTTTTAAGGCCTGGCCGTTTTGATTATATTATAGAGCTACCTGTACCTGATAAAGAAGAGCGGATAGATATATTTAAGGTTTATACCAAAGATACTATTTTGGGCAAAGATGTTGATTTTAAAGAGTTGGCTGAAAAAACAGAGGGATTTGTTGGTGCTGATATAGAGAGCCTTTGCAAAAAAGCCACACTTTTAGCTGTACAGGATTTCTTTGATAGCCAAGGGTCAAAGGTTTCTGAAAAAGCAAAAGAATTTCAGGTTAAACGGGAGTACTTTTTAAGAGCCTTAAAAGAAATTATCCCTCCTTCTACTGAAGAATACGGTAAAAAAAAGAAGAAAAAATCCAAAAAACACTAA